TTCGAGCATTTCCCCAAAGTCAGCAGGAGGCTGAAAACGCTCAACGACGTGGGGCTGGGTTATATTCACCTGGGGCAGCCGGCACCGACCCTTTCCGGTGGTGAGGCGCAGCGGGTGAAGCTGGCCACGGAGCTGTCCAAGCGTGCTACCGGCCGCACGCTGTATATGCTGGATGAACCGACCACCGGGCTGTCTTTTGAAGATGTGGCTGCCCTGCTGGGGGTGTTGCAGCGGCTGGCCGATGCCGGTAACACTATCGTGGTCATTGAGCACCATCCTGACGTGGTCAAGAATGCCGACTACATCATCGACCTGGGACCGGGGGCCGGGGACGAGGGTGGATACGTGGTGGCGACAGGGACACCGGAGGAAGTAGCCCAGGAGAGTGGTTCGTTGACCGGCCAGTATCTGACAGGGGTGTTGTCGCGGGATGCGGAGCACAGTCTGGCAGCAGGATGAGCCGGAGCAGACTGATAGCTGACGGTTGGTGCCGATATCTTGTGTTATACTGAATGGTAGAGACCCGAAGCCAGTCGGATAAGGACACCGTCCGGTAAGGAGGGTGAAGAGATGGATAGAGAAGAAGCGCTCGATTCCGTACAGGCCAACGTTGAGAACGAGAATCTGATCAAGCATATGCTGGCCACCGAGGCCCTGATGCGTGCCCTGGCGAGGCGTCTCGGCGAGGATGAAGAGGTGTGGGGACTCACCGGTCTCCTGCATGACGTCGACGTGGAGCTGACCGAAGGCGACATGGGTGCTCACAGCAAGCTGGGGGCGGACCTGGTCCGGGAGATGGGTGCCAGCGAGGAGATAGCCCACGCTATTCTCTGCCATAACGAAGCACACGGAGTCCCCCTTGAGACCACGCTGGATAAAGCCCTATTCTGTGTCGACCCGCTCACCGGCCTGATTACGGCGGCTGCCCTGATACTGCCGGACAAGAAACTTGCCAGCCTCAAGGTAAAGTCGGTAAGCAAGAGATTCAAAGAGAAGAGCTTTGCCGCCGGGGCGAACCGGGAGCAGATTGCTACCTGCACTGACCTGGGTATCGAGCTTGACGAGCTGATTGAACTCGGTGTGAGTGCAATGCAGGAGATTGCTCCCAGCCTGGGGCTGTAGCAGGCTAATGAGAAACCCTTTCGACCAACCCTTTGCAGCTGGGACAAGCCCCCTTTGGGCAGAAGACGGGTCAAGGGGGACACCCCCTTAGACCCCCGTTCCATAGGGGTTGCACCCCTCTGGACACCCCAAAACGGTGTGGGGGCTAGTCTGTGGGCGGGGTTTGTTTGCACCTAAGGGAGTGCAGGGGAACAGGGGCTGCTGATGGTCTCTTTGTAGACACGCATATTGCCGTAAAGGGCATGGCTACGTCAATGAAGTTCTAAGACGCCACACTAGCCGAAGCTGATTAGCGAGCCTTCCGGGGTCTTGGTGACGTCGATGCGGGCGGGGAAGGCGTCCCTCAGTTCCTCGATGTGGGTGATGACGATTATCTTGTCGAAATCGTCCTGAATCGAGTTTATGGCGTCCCGCAACCTCTCGATTCCGATACTGTCCTGGGTACCGAAACCTTCATCTACTATCAGCGTGGGCAGCGGGGCACCGGCACGTCTGGCGAGCAGCTTGGAAAGGGCGATGCGGATGGCGAAGTTGATACGGAAGGCCTCACCGCCGCTGAACATCTCGTAGTCCCGCGTTCCCAGTTCGTCGGCGATATTGATGTCCAGCGTTTCAACGGTATCGCCTTTCTTTGTCTCTCGCTGGGTCTCTATCTTGACGTGCATCCGGTTGTCCGTCATCCGCCCCAGGAGCCTGTTGGCCTCGGTCTCAATTTCGGGGAGGGCGGTCTCTATCAGCAGGGCCTGAATCCCCTTCTTACCGAAGGCTTCCGCGAGTTCACGGTAGATGTCTTCCTCTTTGCCTGCCTGGGTC
The DNA window shown above is from Dehalococcoidales bacterium and carries:
- a CDS encoding HDIG domain-containing protein; the protein is MDREEALDSVQANVENENLIKHMLATEALMRALARRLGEDEEVWGLTGLLHDVDVELTEGDMGAHSKLGADLVREMGASEEIAHAILCHNEAHGVPLETTLDKALFCVDPLTGLITAAALILPDKKLASLKVKSVSKRFKEKSFAAGANREQIATCTDLGIELDELIELGVSAMQEIAPSLGL